In Candidatus Nomurabacteria bacterium, the DNA window TTAGTGAATTTTTCGAATATGCTTAGCATTATTTTTTCATTTTTGTTCATATAGGTTGCATAGTCACTTGAGTTTACGTAATAAACATTTTCAAAGATTATCGAAGAGTCTCCGAAACTAAGTAGGTTTGATCTATCGAACCTTACATCACTAACGCTTTCATGTGCAGACTTTATTATTCCAGGTATTTTTTCAAGAACATTTTTTGGTGTGTCATATGATACTCCAACGTTGAAAACTACCCTTCTCTCCTCCAATCTTTTGAAGTTTTGGATTCTAGAAGATGTTAGGTCACTGTTTGATATAACTATTTGCTCTCCTTGCAAGGCTCTTAATCTCGTTGTTTTTATTCCTATTTTTTCAACTGTACCCATTTTACCGTCTATCATGATCGTGTCTCCTATTTCAAATGGTTTGTCAAAAAATATAGAAAACGAGCTGAATAGATCAACCAATATATTTTGTAAAGCTATCGCGATAGCGATACCACCTATACCAAGTGATGCTGCTAGAGAGGTTATATTTACACCCAAGTTCGACAAAACAAAAAGAAGTGCGATAACCCATATAACTGCACGTATTATGTTTTGTATAAATAATGCTGCTGACTTGGAGGAATCATTCTCTTCTTTGCCTATATATATTTTTGTATAGTGTTTAACTGCAGTATTTATGATTATAACTATTTGTGTTGAAAGAAGTACTAGAAATAACTTGTCTCCCACCGACGAAAGTTTGACTCCTAAATCTTTTGAGAAAATTAGATAAAACGACAAATAAAGTAGGAACCAGTTTTTAACTGACTTAATCATACTCAATATAAGGTCATCAAACGTATTGGATGTTTTTTTAGAAAACGACGCAAAACCTTTCTTTATAAGTATGTGTACTATTTTGATTGCCAAAAAAAGTACAGCAAAAATTACAAGATCTCTTATGTATGTATTTTCTATAATTTGTTCAAACATTTTTATATATTTATTGTGTCGGGTTGCGCTGCTTCTTTCTTGTGCATATTTCTTATTTCTCTATGATGTCTTTGGAATTGGAATAGAGAGAAAACAAATATTGCAGAACCAACTATACCTATTATGTTTACGATAAATGTAGCGAGCGCATCTCTAACTAGAAGTAGTTCAAGTGAAGCAATACCAACTCCGATACCAGCAAGTGGTGGGATAAGAGATACAGCTATTGCGACTCCCGGCATTGCGCCACCTATTCTAGGGTGAGCTATACCATACGATGCAATCAACCCAGAAACTGTTGCAGTTAGGAATGATAGAAATAGATCACTAGAGAAAAATATGAAGTTTTGTTCGCTTACACCCTGTCTTCCAAAAAGAAAGGCAACAATTGTAGAGAGTATCAATGCAAAAACTACGGATCTTATAACCATCTTGATAGAACTACTCATGATAACTGGATCATTTATAACAACACCAAGACTTATGGTAAGTATCGGATAAAGTATCGGTGCTACGAGCATACTGGCGATAAGAACTGGTATGTTGTCTAGCATTATTGCAAAAGTCGCCAGCATAACTGACGCTACAACTAGAACGAAAAATTCTTGTTTTGGAGATGAGTTTTTAATCAAGAGAGATAGACTGTCTCGGATCTCTTGGTCCGTTACGCCTTTTGTAAGGCTGAAAAATTTCTTATTTTCTTCCATATGATATATATGCTATCACAAACGTTCTGGGTTATCTATTTGAGAGAAGTTTAAGCCCCGGAATAGAATCCCGGGGCTGGTTTCAGATTTAGGCCGCTTTTTTGGCCGGCAGTTTTTGCTCATTTCGAAACTCCTTCGATCCTTTTTTTTGCCAGTGTTGGTGGTATTTCACTTCAACATTCTTTCCTGTGTACCATGTGATCTTTACATCAAAGCTTCTCTTTGTGTTTCTGCACTTTATAGTGCCGATGGTTTTTTCAGGAAAAACGTGATTGAAGAATAAAATATCTTCTTCTGGAGCCACGACATATACGAAAAAATTTTCTTCGAAGAACTTTTGGACAGTTTTGGCTAATCCGTATGCATCGTTTTTGTCCCACCTTTTGTTATGAGTGGTTATTTTTATGTCCTTGCCGTGAACTCGTCTTAGTGCAATTATTTGCTTGCATCCTTTAGAAAGTTTGTGCCTCGAAATGAATACTACTTTTTGTTCTCTCAAATTTACAAGGGTTTGTTTAACCCAGTTTATAAAAAATAAGAAATTCTGTCAAAATTTACTTTCCAACAGAAAAGAGATTGATTCTTTCTTCGATTAGATGTGAGACTGCATCTACTGCAGGTTTTAGAATCTTATACGGAGCGATTTCTTCTGGGTCGTCTTGGAGTGAAAGTTTAAGGGCGTTTTTATACGCATTTCTTATCTCTGTGTTTATATGAACAACACTTACTCCAGCTTTGATTGCTTCTACGAAATCTTCATCTGTAATTCCAGATCCCCCATGAAGTACAAGAGGTAGACCAGTAGCTTCTTTGATATCTTTGACTCTTTGTACATCTATTCTAGGATTACCACCTTTTACCATTCCATGTATGTTTCCTATTGCCGGAGCTAGGATGTGTATACCTGTATCACTGCTATAACTTTTTGCCTCTTCTGGATCTGTCATCGTTATGCCTTCTGGTATTTCTTCTAGATTCTTTGAAGAGCTACCTATATAGCCTAGCTCTCCTTCTACTAGGACTTCTCTTCCCTCTTTTTCCATAATTTCTTTTGCGTATTCGACACATTGTTTTGTTAGAGCAACGTTCTCATCATAAGGAAGTTTTGCTCCATCTACGATAACCATGTCGAAACCTGCATCTATAGCAGCTTTTACTTTCTCGAAGCTATAGTGGTGATCAGCATTTAGAAAAACAGGTATTCCCTCTTTCTCTCTCATGTTTCTGACCATTGCTACTGCTGTGGTTAATCCTACGAAACTTTCTTCTCCTTCTGAAAGTCCTAGGATTACAGGTTTTCCAGTTTTGCGTGCCGCTGAAATGATTCCGTTAAATATCCCGATTGTTGAGAAGTTGAAGTGTCCTAATGCATAACCCTCGTCTCTCGCCTCTTGTATGTATTCTTTTAGTGTTTTCATTTTATATTCCAAAAAATTTTAATAAATAAATAATAAGTAGTGCAATGATAATAAGCTGAGCGACCTTGTCAAAAGGATCCTCTAATTTTGCTGTTAGTTTGTAGAATATCCCTAGGATTACTACAACCACAAGAAGCGAAGTTAAACTCTCTATCATATATGTAGATTATATAACATTTTATGTAAATAAAAAAAGTCACGCATCGCGTGACTCTAAATCTTCCCAAAAATCTTTTGTTCTTGTTAATGCAAGAGCAAGTCCCTTCATGTTGTCTATGGGATTTTTGACTTTTGGACATAATTCACTTGGAATTTCAATTGGGAAGCAATTATACAAAATAACTTTCATATTCTCCAAAAAAGGATAGTATATACCATCCTTGCTGGGGTTTATTTTCCAGTTGTATAGTATATTTGCTTCCTCGTCTGATATTCTGATACTTTCTCTGACTCGCGTCCTAAATAATTCCAAATAAATTCTTGCTTTTTCTTTGATTTTTTCTTTTTGGATGTCTGTTTTTGGAGGGTCAGCAATTAGTTGGTTTTCATAGTGTTGAGATTTTCTTTGAATCTTTTTACATAAGGACTCAAGAATGTTTTTTTTGACAACTTTTCTCAACTCTGCGATTAATCTTAGGCAGTCGATGTCGGTCATATTGTCTTAAGGTGCTTTTCTATATTTATACCATATTTTCCACAGTTTCTCAATAGGTTTTATATGATATAATTTTATAAACAAAGACTAGAATTTCGAGCATCTCTGATATAACCCCCAAGAAAAATCGCTATATAACCAATATGGCAGGTCTTTTTGTTTTTATTATTTTTAATTTCTAACTAATCATGGGTATTTTTTCAAAAAAAATTGATTTTCTCGCGATCGGAGACAACGTAACAGACGCTTTTATAAAAATAAGTGATGCAAAAACTCACTGTAAACTAGATCAAACAAACTGCGAGCTTTGTGTACGTTTTGGTGACAAGGTTCCTTTTGACGATCTTATCGTTGTTCCGGCTGTTGGT includes these proteins:
- a CDS encoding mechanosensitive ion channel family protein, with the protein product MFEQIIENTYIRDLVIFAVLFLAIKIVHILIKKGFASFSKKTSNTFDDLILSMIKSVKNWFLLYLSFYLIFSKDLGVKLSSVGDKLFLVLLSTQIVIIINTAVKHYTKIYIGKEENDSSKSAALFIQNIIRAVIWVIALLFVLSNLGVNITSLAASLGIGGIAIAIALQNILVDLFSSFSIFFDKPFEIGDTIMIDGKMGTVEKIGIKTTRLRALQGEQIVISNSDLTSSRIQNFKRLEERRVVFNVGVSYDTPKNVLEKIPGIIKSAHESVSDVRFDRSNLLSFGDSSIIFENVYYVNSSDYATYMNKNEKIMLSIFEKFTKEKIEIAYPTQTIIVKK
- a CDS encoding DUF389 domain-containing protein, producing MEENKKFFSLTKGVTDQEIRDSLSLLIKNSSPKQEFFVLVVASVMLATFAIMLDNIPVLIASMLVAPILYPILTISLGVVINDPVIMSSSIKMVIRSVVFALILSTIVAFLFGRQGVSEQNFIFFSSDLFLSFLTATVSGLIASYGIAHPRIGGAMPGVAIAVSLIPPLAGIGVGIASLELLLVRDALATFIVNIIGIVGSAIFVFSLFQFQRHHREIRNMHKKEAAQPDTINI
- a CDS encoding class II fructose-bisphosphate aldolase family protein produces the protein MKTLKEYIQEARDEGYALGHFNFSTIGIFNGIISAARKTGKPVILGLSEGEESFVGLTTAVAMVRNMREKEGIPVFLNADHHYSFEKVKAAIDAGFDMVIVDGAKLPYDENVALTKQCVEYAKEIMEKEGREVLVEGELGYIGSSSKNLEEIPEGITMTDPEEAKSYSSDTGIHILAPAIGNIHGMVKGGNPRIDVQRVKDIKEATGLPLVLHGGSGITDEDFVEAIKAGVSVVHINTEIRNAYKNALKLSLQDDPEEIAPYKILKPAVDAVSHLIEERINLFSVGK